In Antennarius striatus isolate MH-2024 chromosome 10, ASM4005453v1, whole genome shotgun sequence, one DNA window encodes the following:
- the LOC137602974 gene encoding protocadherin gamma-A2, giving the protein MQRGSVIGNVARDLRLGVRDFDARRARVVAEGTRQLCELDTASGNLLISQRIDREDLCAQTTVCTLQYQLLLEDPLQAFSIVLDISDINDNSPAFAADQIKLDLVESTVLGRRFPLESAHDPDLGTNSMREYKLSHNDHFSLEMSTQINGNAYPELVLKKPLDREAQAEHVLKIIGIDGGSPFRSGTAAIHIRVLDANDNVPVFSQRVYKASVPENSPKGTIIATLNATDSDVGVYGEISYSFSHLSDKMGGVIEIDALTGEVRVAGVMDYEDVSTHELDVQAKDGGGQASHCKLIIDVTDVNDNKPVIEIKSASTNVAEDSKPGTMVALINVYDLDTGSSGHVTCTVSNNVPFKFVSNVKNYYMLVTDEMLDREFQPEYNITVTAFDAGSPALSSKKVLVIVVSDINDNSPTFTQREYVANILENQPTGTFVMKVKAEDIDDGTNAKILYEILGDANSETTPFLTINPETGELFTSRLLDYELSVHSQIKVTAQDGGEPSLSSTCIVNVFIQDQNDNAPVVLYPVQSNGFTAEEIVPAEAPRGYLVTKVVAVDADSGHNAWLSYRIIKESRPNLFVIGLHTGEIRTVRPFEEDDEPKQTVSVLVTDNGPESLSATVTVSIAIGDGLPVLNELFEFSDETQDRDNITLYLMMALAAVTSLFILLISGMIYFNFCRCSYVHRSPSTALPVFPPAYCPSTFTDFSRCGTLLNDDRFDSFLTTGSWRGDFRFGSNTDTDTLKKRSAAYQKSALRRTSADRAMKVRAGAPHPCYVFP; this is encoded by the coding sequence GCACCCTACAGTATCAGCTCTTACTCGAAGACCCCCTGCAAGCATTCAGCATAGTGTTGGATATTTCTGATATAAATGACAACAGCCCGGCGTTCGCTGCAGACCAGATAAAATTAGATTTAGTCGAATCCACTGTTCTGGGGAGACGCTTTCCGTTGGAGAGCGCGCATGACCCTGATTTGGGAACGAATTCAATGCGTGAATATAAACTGAGCCACAATGATCACTTTTCACTGGAAATGAGCACCCAAATAAACGGCAATGCTTATCCTGAACTAGTTCTTAAAAAACCCTTGGACCGGGAAGCACAAGCTGAACATGTACTGAAGATAATTGGAATTGACGGGGGAAGTCCATTCAGATCAGGAACAGCTGCTATCCATATACGTGTTTTGGATGCCAATGACAATGTCCCAGTTTTTAGCCAACGAGTTTACAAAGCCTCTGTGCCGGAGAATTCACCCAAAGGAACCATCATTGCGACACTGAATGCAACAGACTCGGATGTTGGTGTTTATGGAGAGATATCATACTCATTTAGTCATCTGTCAGACAAGATGGGGGGAGTTATTGAAATCGATGCTTTGACTGGAGAGGTACGGGTGGCAGGGGTTATGGACTATGAAGACGTTAGCACACATGAGCTGGATGTTCAGGCTAAAGATGGAGGAGGTCAGGCCTCCCACTGTAAACTTATAATCGACGTGACTGACGTAAATGACAATAAGCCAGTGATAGAGATAAAGTCAGCTTCTACTAATGTGGCTGAAGACTCTAAACCAGGAACGATGGTTGCTCTGATAAACGTTTATGATCTGGACACTGGTAGCAGTGGGCACGTCACGTGTACAGTGTCGAACAATGTCCCATTCAAAtttgtgtcaaatgtcaaaaaCTATTACATGCTTGTGACTGACGAGATGCTCGACAGAGAATTTCAGCCCGAGTACAACATCACAGTTACTGCTTTTGATGCGGGATCCCCCGCGCTCTCCAGTAAGAAAGTGCTTGTAATAGTGGTTAGTGATATAAATGACAACTCCCCAACATTTACGCAAAGGGAGTACGTTGCCAATATCTTGGAAAATCAACCCACTGGCACGTTTGTGATGAAAGTGAAAGCAGAGGACATTGACGATGGGACTAATGCGAAAATACTGTATGAGATATTGGGAGATGCAAACTCAGAAACAACCCCTTTCCTTACCATCAACCCAGAAACAGGGGAGCTCTTTACATCGCGTCTCTTGGATTATGAGCTGTCAGTTCACTCCCAAATTAAAGTGACAGCTCAAGATGGAGGCGAACCTTCCCTCTCCAGCACCTGTATTGTAAATGTTTTCATCCAGGATCAAAATGACAATGCACCTGTTGTCCTGTATCCTGTTCAAAGCAACGGGTTCACAGCTGAAGAAATAGTGCCTGCTGAAGCGCCGAGAGGATACCTGGTCACTAAGGTGGTAGCTGTGGACGCGGACTCTGGTCATAACGCCTGGCTGTCCTACAGAATAATCAAAGAATCGAGGCCCAATCTTTTTGTGATCGGTCTGCATACAGGCGAAATCAGAACTGTGCGACCTTTCGAGGAGGATGATGAACCAAAACAAACTGTTTCCGTTTTAGTGACTGACAATGGGCCTGAATCTCTTTCCGCTACTGTTACTGTCAGCATTGCAATTGGAGACGGACTGCCTGTTTTAAACGAACTCTTTGAGTTTTCAGATGAAACACAGGACAGGGATAACATTACGCTCTATTTGATGATGGCCTTGGCAGCTGTCACCTCTCTATTCATCCTCTTAATAAGtggaatgatttattttaacttctgcCGATGTAGTTATGTCCACCGCTCCCCTTCCACTGCTCTCCCAGTTTTCCCCCCGGCCTACTGCCCCTCTACTTTCACAGATTTTAGCCGTTGTGGCACTCTACTGAACGATGACCGGTTTGATTCCTTCTTAACAACTGGGTCATGGAGAGGTGATTTTCGGTTCGGTTCAAACACAGACACTGACACACTAAAGAAAAGAAGTGCCGCCTATCAGAAAAGCGCCCTAAGGCGCACTAGTGCAGATAGAGCTATGAAGGTGAGGGCAGGTGCACCACACCCCTGTTACGTATTCCCATGA